One genomic window of Dermacentor andersoni chromosome 8, qqDerAnde1_hic_scaffold, whole genome shotgun sequence includes the following:
- the LOC126529322 gene encoding uncharacterized protein isoform X3: MRPFWYLVFLVGLVASEDPKSNDVPGCGDLKSGSKEMNPTTPTTRTETTSTMTTEETTSSTTTTEVATSPSTTTTSTTTPSTTPKKGAREADRRKYVPCRLHILVSTLSVPLQCSQWDALLDGTGKRTSRTSIH; the protein is encoded by the exons ATGAGACCTTTCTGGTATTTAGTTTTCCTGGTTGGATTAG ttGCCTCGGAGGACCCAAAAAGTAATG ATGTTCCTGGATGTGGTGACCTAAAATCAGGCAGTAAAG AAATGAATCCAACCACGCCTACAACAAGAACAG AAACTACCTCTACTATGACTACTGAAG AAACAACATCCTCTACTACGACTACTGAAG TAGCCACCTCACCTTCAACGACCACAACTTCAACGACCACACCTTCAACAACCCCTAAGAAAG GTGCTCGGGAAGCGGATAGGAGGAAATACG TACCATGCCGACTGCATATACTTGTGTCGACGCTATCCGTTCCGCTTCAGTGTTCCCAATGGGATGCCCTGCTTGATG